TCCCCTCGTTCGAGACGTGTAcagctttatttattattatttttcctaGATGGGTACAACTTCTAAGACTTTCTTATAACCGTTCAAAGTGGGCTTCATTTAATGGCATTGATTTTCTTCATGGATTCAAAGAGTTAAGTAAATGAATGGTTTGGGGTCTAGCTCTTTGTTTCCTGCAATAAAATTCAAGTGGCTATCCAGAAGCTTCTAAACACAGTGAGTACCAGAGGTTAGTCTCATTCTTCCCCCCTACTCTATTTTGTTTTCGTTACCATTTTCCTGGGTTTATCAAAAACAATGAGTGAGAAGAAAGGAAAATTTTTACCCAAGATTGAAGACGACGAGTCTTACGATTGGGTCGATGATGATGTCAAAATAAGGGCTTCCCTATTTTCTGATAAGGATAGTGTAAATGAAGTTAAGTTAGCTAGCATAGTTAAACCTGGATTCCATTTGGAATTACTGCCATGCAACCGTTCTGATCGGGTTTTTCATAGAAAAAGGGACTTCGAAAGCTTTTTTATGTATAGTTGCATATTGGAGGAACTACGTGTTCGACTCCCGTTTACTCAATTCGAATGTGATATTCTGAAACAGATGAACTCCGCTCCGTCACAAGTTCATCCTAACGGCTGGGCATTTATAAAGTGTTTCCAAGTGTTGATGCAATTTCTGAAAATTGAACCGGAATTGGAGCTTTTCTTTTCACTGTTCCAAGTCAAAGGGGTGTGGAAGGGAGTGTGGGTTAATTTAAACAGCACACCTGGCTTTTCTGTATTCAAACTATATAGATCCTCCTtcaaggatttcaaggaaatgTTCTTGAAGGTGAAGTCAGTGGACGAGGATTTTTCTTTTTACCTAGATGAGCACTTGGGAGAAAAATTTCCCCTATATTGGTGTTGCCAACCGCAACACATAATAGGTCCTGAACTGATAACTAGTCGAAATGAGTGTATAATATCCTTTCTGATTGAAATGGTAGATAAGGGAGGTTTGATATCTGTATCCGAATCGCTCCCCTAGGAAGAGAATAAGTCATCTGTAATGGATTATTTTGGTGAGAGCATCATGACATATATAGAAAtatattttgttgttatttGTTTTGTAATGGAATGTCTGCTTTTCTGACATAACGTGTTTTTTCGTTACAGCTGGAAAGTTCCCTGGAGATTTATCGAGTTTTACTGTAAAACAGGAGAAGCTTCATGTTTTTGAAAATGATGGGGATGGGTTATCGGTTTGGGATCGGGGGTTTCCTTTTAACGTCGTTGCAGACGATGTTGTTCAAAGTTTTTCAGACATAGCTCGGGTGGAAGAAGCTGGGGATGTGGGGGTTGATCAGTTTCTTCAGGTCAAATTTGGTCTAATTATGTgtgatttttttataaagatTATAGCGATTCTAATGGTTAATCTTACGATTACAGGTGCTGGGATTTCGTTTGGCCTGTATTGGCCGCAATCAAGAGAAGAAGCATAAGAAAATTGCAATTGAGACTGAAGAGGGCGTTGTTTTAAAGGAACAACTTAGTTCTAAGCAGCTAGCCCTAAccgatttaaaaaaaaagttttctgACTTGGAAAAGGAACTGAAAGTGGAGAAAGAAAATGGTGAGAAAGTGGCGGagttattaaaaaagaaagatacTGACCTTGAGGACATGAATAAGCGAGTTATCGAGCTAACTGTCCAAATGAAGAAATTCGAAACTAGTAAGGAGGGCGATATTCTTGATGCCTTTGCTGAAGGCTTTGAACGAGTTGTGACTCAGGCGAAGTTTCTTGTGCCTGACGGGGACTTTTCGCCAATGGACCCGAGTAAGGTACTCCGGGATGGTCAGCTTGTGGATGATGAAGAGGTTATTGAAGAGGGTGGTGATAATTTAGTTGACTGATTGCACTTTGTATGACTTTTGgttgtttttgctttttagaTTGGCTTTAGTTTAAGAACCATGGATTATGACTGTTTCATTTTGTATGTGTAATTAGGTTTTGTTTGATCCTAATTACTTTGTCAGATACCCGTGAAAGGGATTTGTTAACTACGTTTTGTCTGAAAATTGCTCAGTACATTGTCTGTTGTTCTGTTTAAAATGGGTAACTTATGATGCGATGCCAAATTTCCTTTTAGTATTGGTTAATAAATCGAGATAAGAAGAATATGACattagcaaaaaaaaattttatcaataGAGATAAAATTTATTCGAAGCAGTacttttacaatttttttcttaGGTAGGCTAGCCTCATTAAAACCTCCTTGAGCAAAACCCTTTTGGGAAAAATCTCAAGTCAGGAAAAAGAGTACTAGCATGCTGCCTCTTCTTAACTGTAATATTGCTTTAAGGAATTGACATTCCATGTATTGGGGATTCTGGTGCCATCCAATTGTTCTAATTTGTAAGCTCCTCTTCCAAGGACTTCTAACACGCGGTAGGGACCATCCCAGGTTGCTGCAAGTTTTCCGTGGGATGTAGGTCGGCGAGCTTCTTCAGTTTTTCTCAGCACCAAATTGCCAGTGTTAAATGACCTTGGTTGGACCTTTTTATCATGACGTCGGCCGATCTGTTGTTGTAGGGCTTGGTGGCGAATTGCTGCTATATTCCTAACCTCTTCTATTAAATCAAGCTCTGCTCGGCGAGCCTGATCATGGTGTTCGGCTTTCGCTCGTAAGGAGTGCTGTGAAATCTCCAACGGGATCATTGCCTCGGACCTATATACCAAGCGGAATGGGGTTTCTTTGGTGGATATATGTATTGTAGTATTGTATGACCATAATACTTCTGGGACAAGCTCGGCCCAGAGTCCCTTGGCATTGTCGAGCTTTTTCCTCAAGGCATGTAAGAGGACCTTATTAGCAACCTCGGCTAGCCCATTAGACTGTGGATGTTCCACAGATGAGAAGTGTTGGTTTATCTTTAGATTCTGCAAAAAATCCTTGAAATTATGGTCGGTAAACTGCGACCATTGTCAGTGACAATATGGCGAGGAATACCAAATCGGCATATGatatttttccaaaaaaatgATATCATTTGGGAGGATGTaatccttgctaaaggttgtgCTTCAATCCACTTGGAGAAATAATCGATAGCAACTACCAAATATTTTACCTGTCTCGGTGCAGTGGGGAATGGGCCGAGGATATCGATTCCCCACTGGTTAAATGGCCAACTTACCACTGAATGGTGAAGTTGTTTGGCTGGTATGTTAATGATCGGGGCATGCTTTTGACACTGGTCGCAAGTTCTGACCTTTTGTCTGCTGTCCTCCCACAACATCGGCCAATAAAAACCAGCGCGGAGGATTTTCTGTGCTAGGCTTCTTGCCCCGGAGTGTATCCCACAGATTCCTTCATGAGCTTCGACTAAGACAAGATCTGCTTCAGACCTGTCCAAACATTTCAAAAGTGGTCGAAAATATCCCCGCCTATACAGGACATTATTCATTAGTGTAAAGAAAGAGGCCTGTCTTCTAAATTTTTTCTAATCTGAGACCCCTTCTAGGATGGAACCATCTCGGAGGTATTGCATATAAGGTAACTGCCAACTGTTGCCACTTGAAATTCTTAGGATATTAACTATATGAATGCTCGGCTTATCTAAAGTTGATTGTAAAAGTGTTGCCGTGTGTGCCTGTGTGGTGgctaattttgacaaaatatCTGCCCTGCTATTTTGATCTTTAGGGATATGAcaaatttcaatttttgaaaaactgtTTATCAACTATTGAACAATATCTAGATATTGTAGCATAATTTGGTCTTTTGTTTGAAAACTTTGATTTACTTGCTGAACAACTAATAATGAATCACAGTAGACCTTTAATCTAATAATGTGTAAATCAATGGCTAACCTTAGCCTAGCAATGAGGGCTTCGTACTCAGCCTGGTTATTACTGGCTTTGAAAGAGAACCGCAGAGAATGTTCCAGGATTATGCCCTCCGAACTTTCTAACAATATCCCTGCTCCAGACCCTTGAAGGTTTGAAGCTCCGTCAATGAACAAGGTCCATTCCAGGCTTTCTGTGTCCAGATATGGTTCTGTGAGTTCGGCGACAAAATCAACCAAGTACTGCGACTTGACAAATCCTCTTGGTTGGTATTGAATATCAAATTCTGAAAGCTCGATGGACCATTTGATGAGTCGTCCTGCTAGTTCAGGTTTAGAAAGAATCTGCCGAAGAGGTTGTCCAGTTCTAACGATGATTGTGTGACTCTGGAAATATGGTCAGAGCCGCCTCGATGAGAAGACCAGTGCGAGGGAGAGCTTTTCTAACTTCGGGTAACGAAGCTTGGCACTTTGTAATGACTTGCTCACAAAATAAACCGGATGTTGGACCTTTTCAGCTTCTGTTATAAGGACAGAACTAATTGCGACATCAGTAATAGACAAGTATATATATAACGGCTGACCGAGCTTTGGTTTTTGTAAAACAGGTGGTTTTGAAAGAAATTGTTTCAAATTCATGAATGCAGCTTCACAGTTTTTGTTCCATTCAAAATGCTTTGCATTCTTTTTTAAACACTGAAAAAAGTTATAGGATTTAAGTGCCAAACATGGTAAAAATCTCGATAAAGCGGCTAGCCTTCCTGTTAGTCTTTGAACATCCTTTATTGTTGTTGGACTCTGCATATCAAGTATTGCTTGACATTtttctggatttgcttcaatgcCTCGGCTAGTGAGGATAAATCCGAGGAATTTTCCTCCGGTAACACCGAAGGCGCACTTTTCAGGATTTAATCTCATGTTATAACGTCGGATCTGTCCAAAAATCTCGGCTGGGTCGCGGATATGGGAATTGCCGACCATAGTCTTGGCGACCATATCATCAATGTAGACTTCGATATTCTGACCCATTTGGTTCTCAAAGACCTTGTTCATTAGCCTTTGGTACGTTGCacctgcattctttaatccAAAAGGCATAACATTATAGCAGTAATTACCATACTCGGTTATGAAAgctgttttttcttggtctGATGGGTGCATAAAAATCTGGTTATAGCCAGAGTACGCGTCCATGAAACTCAAGAAACCATAACCACAAGAGTTATCGACTAAAGTGTCAATGCAAGGTAAAGGATAAGCATCTTTAagacatgccttatttaagttAGTAAAATCGACGCACATGCGCCACTTACCATTATTCTTTTTTACCATAACAACATTGGCGAGCCATGTTGTGAACCTGATCTCTCGGATGAAATGAGCATCAATGAGCTTTTTAACCTCTGCCAAGGATGCAAGCTTCTTCTCAGTACCgagatttttcttcttttgtgaGATCGGCCGAGCTGCTGGATTAATTGCCAACTTGTGCGTAATAACAGATGGATCTATCCCAAGCATGTCGCCGGAGGTCCAAGCAAACAAGTCGGCGTTCTCCCGTAAGAATCTTACAAGTTGCTCTCTTTCTTCCGTACTGATCGATGTTCCCACAAAAGTGAACTTCATGGGATCTTTAGTCAGTGCGACCTTTGTTAATTCCTCATTTGGCATAGGCCAATCTTCAAAGTCGGCTCTTGGATCAAACTCGGTCAACCTTATTTGTTCGGATTATATGGAATTGACATGCGCCGTGTTATTCTTTTTGATGGGCTTCAAGCTTGTGTTATACCATTGCCGAGCTTCGTGGAGGTCGCCATGGATGGTTGCTACTAAATTATCCTGCACAGGAAACTTAACACAAAGGTGAACCATGGATACAATTGCAGCAAACCTATTTAATAATGATATGCCTAATATGAGATTATAAGGCCTAAAGCAATCGACCACAAGATATTGAATGTCTTGCGTCTTAAATAATGGTTGCTCACCGAGTGTGGTTTGTAACCACACAGAACCCAAAACAGGGACTCGCTCTCCTGAAAATCCTACCAAGTCTCCATGGTATGGTTGTAGAATGTTGCTGCTTAGCTTCATTTTTTCGAACATGGTAAAAAATAACACGTTGGCACTGCTTCCAGGATCGAGTAGTACTTTGCGGACTACCAAGTCCCCCAATTGAACAGAAATTATCACTGGATCGTCATAATTGGTATCAGTATGACTAAAGTCGGTTGAACGGAAAGTCATCTCTGGGAAGTCCTGAACCGGCTGAGGACCTTTAAAGGCATCTGTGACTGTCAACATGGCCCTGTAAGTACATTTTCGGGCTGAGCTTGTGTGTCCGCCTCCAGCATATCCTCCCGAAATACAGTTGATAATCCCTCTGGGTTGGGCTGGTGTTTTATCCTTTTCTTTTGATGAAGGCCCTGCTGCGGAGGGGTCAGAGGTGGAGGTTACTTTCTTCTGCATGTGCCCTGCAATAAATTTATCAAGGTGGCCTTGTCTTGCAAGACGTTCGAGTAGATCTTTGGTGATCACACAATCATCGGTTGTGTGTCCGTGCTTCTGATGGAAGGTGCAATATTTAGATTTATCAATGCCTTTGGATTCCGGGTAGTTGCCAGCTTTGCGGGGAGGCTTAATTAACTTGGAATTGAGTATCTCTTTGATAATGTCATCTCGCTTTGTGTTGAACTGGGTGTATGACTCATAACGGAAAACTGGTTTAAAGGCTTTCTTACTATCTCGGGGTTTATCATCATCCTTACTATTGACCGATCTTTATGCTTTTCGGGCTTGTCGAAGCTCTTCAACGTCTATCTGTCCCTTGGCTTTCTCGCGAAACTCGGctaaggtttgtggtttagcGACGGCAATTGTCTCTTGAAACTTGCCCGGACGAAGGCCGCTTTTAATGGCATGGAGATGGACTTCGGGATGGAGATCCGGGATTCTCATGGTGACCTTTGTAAAACGTGTAATATAATCCTTTAAGCTCTCTTGTGGGCCTTGCTTGATGGTCGTCAAGTAGTCTGAATCATGCAGATATATTGCCGATGCTACGAAGTGGTCTTCGAACTGTTTGGCTAATTCCTGGAAGCGCGATATTGAATCTGCAGGCAAAGAGCAAAACCAGTCAAGTACAGGACCATCTAAAAAGGATGAAAAACAACAGCATAAAATAGAGTCGGATGCACCGTTAACGATCATAATAGATCGAAATTTTATGATATGCTGCTTTGGATCTCCGAGCCCGTCATACGGGGTTAAAGTCGTCGGCAGGGTGAACTGTCTGGGAAGTTGAAAATTCATTATGTCGGCTGTAAACGGGCCGGTAGAGTTGTCGCGCTCCTCTTCGTCCGCGTCTAGTTGGGTTTCTTCAGTTCTACGAGCCCCATCTTCCTCGTGCTGAGGTATTTCAGAAACATGAGTCGGCGCTGATTGACGCTCGTGGTTTTCTTCTCGGTCATGGTGATCATTGTTATGCTCTATTCGAGCGTTGACTAATTGCGCGATTTGATTCTGCATTCTCTGATTTTCTTCCACCATTTGTTGGTTTGCTTGTTGAAGCTCTGTCATCATCCGTAGGAGCTCGGATGAGGTGGGGGGAGGAACATCAGCCATGAGTGCATTTTAAGGGTGTTTTGGGACCTTTTACGAATGATATTCCAAGCTTTTTCGGCCCCACGGTGGGCACCAAGTGTTCTTGCCTGCTTAATCCGAGGTATAGCTCGTCCTCCGACCAAGATCAGCAAACTTCTCGGCTGGATCACGATATACGTCGGCAATGGATGAACAATGGGGTTGGGAACCTGCAAAGGCACTCAAACGCTCAAGTTAGTGTAAAGTAGATAATGGATCCTATCTTAGAAGAAAATGACATACCTTTACTAGCTTTGTCCTCCGCCTTATATTTTAGTGAAAAGGTCGGCCGTTATTCTTGGGTTGTAACGTCCAGGGAGAGGATTAATTGTGTATCTGACGTTATTGGTTTAAGGTTGTTTATAGCTCATTATGAAATGGTCGGTTACGTCGTTACGATTATGAATTAGGTGTTACCGAGTTATAACTTATAACCGATGATTACTGGTCATATCACCAACAATTTACAACAATGTGTCTAAATTTTTTACACAATTGACAACTGAACcgtaaaaaattttgatttcatcCTTTACCAAAATGCTGTACAATATTGAACTTGTGTCTGCTTCTAACACTAAAACTACCTCTTGAGTTGTAGCCTCGGCCAGAACCTGACTTGACTTGATGATTGTtatgtaagaaaaaaaaaaaactcatgttcatattattactattattattgcACGAGTGGCTTGCTTACTTCTTTATTGACTAAGAAAATAAATCGTGAGGGAAAAAATATATCGGAAATGCAACCCACGTTTACTTGCCGTTATAAGTTATAGAACTGTATTATactgttatttatttatttatttatttataaacttgGAATAAACAAAGAGGAATATATAGAAAATTCGTAATGCAGCCGACGTTTTATTTTAATCAACATGTTTTTTTGTGACTTTATTTTAATCAACAATGCAAGCTGTATATTTCAATCCTAAATAAAAGGTGAAATATATGGTAAAGATGTTGTTTTAAAGATGTGCTTATGTGGCAAAATCTAAACCATACATTCTAAAACCACACTTTTAACTTAAAACCGTAACCCTTCACAAGGAAAAacgtcacctaatggaaaaaagtaaattagaagatttaagagaagaaataattaaattatcaaaactaatagatcaaaaattaatgattttaaccaatgttaattgtaatgacactgaattcttaaaatcaatacaaaatgatttttctcaaaatctttattttactataagttttattgagggacttcaaaaacctgaaaaaacttatttttcacatggaatttctaaaaaatgctaccatggaaatgattccccacatcttcatcatacttttaacccacaattaaattctatagtagatatgcttgaagaaatattagtatctataaaatttcaaagaaataaggaaaaagagaatcccaaagaagaaaaatttcaaaatataatcaacataacagacttaaaagtaaaaccaccattgaaattatgaatattgaagaaaaattagaagaagttacaatgctttttaaacaattaaaaatggctcaagaaaataatattatggaacatggtttttaaatagaagaagaattagtaaatgatgaaaatatagaaaatgaagaacatatTCTAGActattcaagtgacgaagaaccagcaattccaatacaagtaaaaaatgaagctggaacatctaaggataatcaatctcaatttaaatgggaaacaggttttgataattatgcttttaaaaaaggatttataaataaagattcaaaatatacaaaaataccatcaaaatacgttcctaaaatccaggaaatggaaggagaaagaatgctcgatttagactgcaaaaaaaacaaaaaagaaattttcgaaaactggttgaattccttcttattagaagcctttactaatccaaaacttagtgaattgtctggaagagacatttggaattacataggatttcatactaaaggaactataagagattatatgacatcaatagaaaaccaaataatagaagaactagaaacaaaaacaacagcttatgataagatattatatataatgatgattctatataaagaattttttggaaaaaatattatagatcatagacaagaagtctataataaggaatatcaagaagcaaaaaaaccatttagctaatattcagatatatgatttatgtaatgtggagtcttatatatgtgaatatagaatacattattacaaattaaaagaagaagataaaaatcattatctcagtatgtatataacaaaacttccatatcctgctaatgaatttataatgggaagatttataagagaaataaatagagggacaattgaaaataattttggtggagcaacctctgcaataagagaggaaataaaagaacgttgtatgcaagaagcaactcaaaaaagatttgca
The genomic region above belongs to Arachis stenosperma cultivar V10309 chromosome 5, arast.V10309.gnm1.PFL2, whole genome shotgun sequence and contains:
- the LOC130980650 gene encoding uncharacterized protein LOC130980650; its protein translation is MADVPPPTSSELLRMMTELQQANQQMVEENQRMQNQIAQLVNARIEHNNDHHDREENHERQSAPTHVSEIPQHEEDGARRTEETQLDADEEERDNSTGPFTADIMNFQLPRQFTLPTTLTPYDGLGDPKQHIIKFRSIMIVNGASDSILCCCFSSFLDGPVLDWFCSLPADSISRFQELAKQFEDHFVASAIYLHDSDYLTTIKQGPQESLKDYITRFTKVTMRIPDLHPEVHLHAIKSGLRPGKFQETIAVAKPQTLAEFREKAKGQIDVEELRQARKFNTKRDDIIKEILNSKLIKPPRKAGNYPESKGIDKSKYCTFHQKHGHTTDDCVITKDLLERLARQGHLDKFIAGHMQKKVTSTSDPSAAGPSSKEKDKTPAQPRGIINCISGGYAGGGHTSSARKCTYRAMLTVTDAFKGPQPVQDFPEMTFRSTDFSHTDTNYDDPVIISVQLGDLVVRKVLLDPGSSANVLFFTMFEKMKLSSNILQPYHGDLVGFSGERVPVLGSVWLQTTLGEQPLFKTQDIQYLVVDCFRPYNLILGISLLNRFAAIVSMVHLCVKFPVQDNLVATIHGDLHEARQWYNTSLKPIKKNNTAHVNSI